In Etheostoma spectabile isolate EspeVRDwgs_2016 chromosome 20, UIUC_Espe_1.0, whole genome shotgun sequence, the following are encoded in one genomic region:
- the LOC116669889 gene encoding peptidase M20 domain-containing protein 2 isoform X2 produces the protein MEKLLQMKDALQLCIDRHKDELHSLSLDIWSRPELAGNETHAHDRLVSFFSQDQTWRVESHYKIPTAFRASWGTVGGGEGQQPGLNVGFLCEYDALPGIGHACGHNLIAEVGAAAALGLKAALENQTELPEPVKITVLGTPAEENIGGKIQLIKAGAFADIDLVFMAHPAQQDASFLPCVTIDEVSVKYHGKASHASAYPWEGVNALDAAVLAYNNLSALRQQLKPEWRLHGIIKHGGEKPNIIPAYTELEFYLRTPRVKDLCDLKAKAEACFRAAAVATGCQVEIIYPTDCYDSILPNATLANLYENNGKALGIQFPEQPANFSGSTDFGNVSFIVPGIHPFFYICTDAFNHTEEYTEAAGAEKAQLFTLRTAKALAMTAVDVVCCPVLLSFLSFLSCTVER, from the exons ATGGAGAAACTACTGCAGATGAAAGATGCTCTGCAGCTTTGCATAGACAGACATAAAGACGAGCTGCACAGTTTGAGTCTGGACATTTGGAGCCGACCTGAACTTGCCGGAAACGAGACACACGCCCACGACAGGCTGGTCAGCTTTTTTTCTCAGGACCAGACATGGAGGGTAGAAAGTCATTACAAAATACCGACTGCATTTCGGGCCAGCTGGGGTACAGTCGGTGGCGGGGAGGGGCAGCAGCCGGGGCTGAACGTGGGGTTCTTATGCGAGTACGACGCGCTTCCAGGCATCGGGCACGCGTGCGGGCATAACCTGATAGCAGAGGTGGGAGCTGCCGCTGCCCTGGGGCTGAAAGCTGCATTAGAGAACCAGACTGAGCTCCCTGAACCAGTGAAG ATAACAGTTCTAGGAACACCTGCAGAGGAAAATATAGGAGGCAAAATTCAATTGATCAAGGCAGGAGCCTTTGCTGACATCGACCTTGTCTTTATGGCTCACCCAGCTCAGCAAGATGCTTCTTTTCTGCCCTGTGTCACAATTGATGA GGTGTCAGTGAAGTACCATGGGAAGGCATCTCATGCTTCTGCATACCCTTGGGAGGGAGTGAATGCCCTGGATGCTGCTGTGCTGGCTTACAACAATCTCTCTGCACTCAGACAGCAACTCAAACCAGAGTGGAGGCTTCACG GCATCATCAAACATGGAGGGGAGAAGCCCAACATTATCCCTGCCTACACTGAGCTAGAATTTTATCTCCGCACGCCGCGGGTTAAGGATCTTTGTGACCTGAAGGCCAAAGCTGAGGCTTGCTTCAGGGCAGCCGCTGTTGCCACCGGCTGCCAA GTGGAGATAATCTATCCAACCGATTGCTATGATAGCATTCTGCCAAATGCCACACTGGCAAACCTGTATGAAAATAATGGAAAAGCTTTGGGGATTCAGTTTCCAGAGCAGCCAGCCAACTTCTCTg GTTCTACAGACTTTGGCAACGTGTCATTCATAGTCCCCGGTATCCATCCTTTCTTCTACATCTGCACCGACGCGTTTAACCACACTGAGGAATACACCGAAGCAGCAG GAGCTGAAAAGGCCCAGTTGTTCACCCTGAGGACAGCCAAAGCCCTGGCTATGACAGCTGTGGATGTGGTGTGCTGCCCTGTTCTGCTGAG tttcctctctttcctctcctgtACAGTGGAGAGGTAG
- the LOC116669887 gene encoding gamma-aminobutyric acid receptor subunit rho-1, protein MQVDAVLVLFCVWLAGTAGSLAQSRGHKLETYKQSRSRRETRMDGGGGQKTGSPIYKRSPDMTKSLMTKSEQLLRIEDHDFTMRPAFGGPPIPVGVDVQVESLDTISEVDMDFTMTLYLRHYWKDERLSFPSTNNQSMTFDSRLVKKIWVPDMFFVHSKRSFIHDTTTDNVMLRVYPDGNVLYSLRVTVTAMCNMDLSRFPLDTQTCSLEIESYAYTDDDLMLYWKKGNESLNTDERISLSQFLIQKFHTTTKLAFYSSTGWYNRLYIHFTLRRHIFFFLLQTYFPATLMVMLSWVSFWIDRRAVPARVPLGITTVLTMSTIITGVNASMPRVSYIKAVDIYLWVSFVFVFLSVIEYAAVNYLSTVQERKERKLRERLPCTCGIGNPDEMMIDPQITGYGSMDINNTGNYGMPENGGRQDRMLAQVSLNDPQIASQVKPSRGYVNIWIDTHAIDKYSRVVFPGAYILFNIIYWSIYS, encoded by the exons ATGCAGGTGGATGCTGTTCTTGTGCTCTTCTGTGTTTGGCTCGCAGGAACAGCTGGGAGCTTGGCCCAGTCCAGGGGTCACAAGCTGGAGACCTACAAACAGAGCAG GTCACGAAGAGAGACCAGAATGGATGGGGGTGGTGGTCAAAAAACCGGAAG ccCAATTTACAAACGAAGTCCAGACATGACTAAATCTTTGATGACAAAATCTGAGCAACTCCTGAGAATAGAAGACCATGATTTCACCATGAGGCCAGCCTTTGGAG GTCCTCCAATTCCTGTTGGAGTGGATGTTCAGGTTGAAAGTCTGGACACCATCTCGGAGGTGGATATG GATTTTACCATGACACTGTACCTGCGTCACTACTGGAAGGACGAGCGGCTGTCGTTCCCGAGCACCAACAACCAGAGCATGACCTTTGACAGTCGTCTGGTGAAAAAGATTTGGGTTCCTGACATGTTCTTCGTCCACTCTAAGCGCTCTTTTATCCACGACACCACAACTGATAACGTCATGCTGAGGGTTTACCCGGATGGCAACGTCCTCTACAGTCTCAG AGTCACTGTCACTGCCATGTGTAACATGGACCTCAGCCGCTTCCCTCTGGACACCCAAACCTGCTCGCTGGAGATTGAGAGCT ATGCGTACACAGATGACGACCTGATGTTGTACTGGAAGAAAGGCAACGAATCCCTGAACACGGACGAGAGAATATCTCTGTCCCAGTTCCTCATCCAGAAATTTCACACCACCACCAAGCTGGCTTTCTACAGCAGCACAG GCTGGTACAATCGTTTGTACATCCACTTCACCCTGCGGCGCCacatcttcttcttcctgctgcAGACTTACTTCCCTGCTACTCTGATGGTCATGCTGTCCTGGGTGTCCTTCTGGATTGATCGCAGGGCCGTCCCCGCCAGGGTGCCACTAG GCATCACCACAGTGCTGACCATGTCCACCATCATCACCGGGGTCAACGCCTCCATGCCGCGGGTCTCCTACATCAAGGCAGTGGACATTTACCTCTGGGTcagttttgtctttgtcttcctCTCGGTGATAGAGTATGCGGCAGTCAACTACCTCTCCACTGTacaggagaggaaagagaggaaacTAAGGGAGAGA CTGCCGTGTACATGCGGCATTGGCAACCCTGATGAGATGATGATCGACCCCCAGATCACTGGCTATGGGTCCATGGATATAAACAACACAGGGAATTATGGGATGCCAGAGAACGGTGGTCGCCAGGATCGAATGTTGGCCCAGGTGTCGTTGAATGACCCGCAGATTGCAAGCCAGGTGAAGCCATCCAGAGGCTATGTGAACATTTGGATAGACACCCACGCCATAGACAAGTACTCAAGGGTTGTGTTTCCTGGAGCGTACATCCTCTTTAACATCATCTATTGGTCCATCTACTCTTAA
- the LOC116669889 gene encoding peptidase M20 domain-containing protein 2 isoform X1, protein MEKLLQMKDALQLCIDRHKDELHSLSLDIWSRPELAGNETHAHDRLVSFFSQDQTWRVESHYKIPTAFRASWGTVGGGEGQQPGLNVGFLCEYDALPGIGHACGHNLIAEVGAAAALGLKAALENQTELPEPVKITVLGTPAEENIGGKIQLIKAGAFADIDLVFMAHPAQQDASFLPCVTIDEVSVKYHGKASHASAYPWEGVNALDAAVLAYNNLSALRQQLKPEWRLHGIIKHGGEKPNIIPAYTELEFYLRTPRVKDLCDLKAKAEACFRAAAVATGCQVEIIYPTDCYDSILPNATLANLYENNGKALGIQFPEQPANFSGSTDFGNVSFIVPGIHPFFYICTDAFNHTEEYTEAAGAEKAQLFTLRTAKALAMTAVDVVCCPVLLRQVREDFRLAKLKQE, encoded by the exons ATGGAGAAACTACTGCAGATGAAAGATGCTCTGCAGCTTTGCATAGACAGACATAAAGACGAGCTGCACAGTTTGAGTCTGGACATTTGGAGCCGACCTGAACTTGCCGGAAACGAGACACACGCCCACGACAGGCTGGTCAGCTTTTTTTCTCAGGACCAGACATGGAGGGTAGAAAGTCATTACAAAATACCGACTGCATTTCGGGCCAGCTGGGGTACAGTCGGTGGCGGGGAGGGGCAGCAGCCGGGGCTGAACGTGGGGTTCTTATGCGAGTACGACGCGCTTCCAGGCATCGGGCACGCGTGCGGGCATAACCTGATAGCAGAGGTGGGAGCTGCCGCTGCCCTGGGGCTGAAAGCTGCATTAGAGAACCAGACTGAGCTCCCTGAACCAGTGAAG ATAACAGTTCTAGGAACACCTGCAGAGGAAAATATAGGAGGCAAAATTCAATTGATCAAGGCAGGAGCCTTTGCTGACATCGACCTTGTCTTTATGGCTCACCCAGCTCAGCAAGATGCTTCTTTTCTGCCCTGTGTCACAATTGATGA GGTGTCAGTGAAGTACCATGGGAAGGCATCTCATGCTTCTGCATACCCTTGGGAGGGAGTGAATGCCCTGGATGCTGCTGTGCTGGCTTACAACAATCTCTCTGCACTCAGACAGCAACTCAAACCAGAGTGGAGGCTTCACG GCATCATCAAACATGGAGGGGAGAAGCCCAACATTATCCCTGCCTACACTGAGCTAGAATTTTATCTCCGCACGCCGCGGGTTAAGGATCTTTGTGACCTGAAGGCCAAAGCTGAGGCTTGCTTCAGGGCAGCCGCTGTTGCCACCGGCTGCCAA GTGGAGATAATCTATCCAACCGATTGCTATGATAGCATTCTGCCAAATGCCACACTGGCAAACCTGTATGAAAATAATGGAAAAGCTTTGGGGATTCAGTTTCCAGAGCAGCCAGCCAACTTCTCTg GTTCTACAGACTTTGGCAACGTGTCATTCATAGTCCCCGGTATCCATCCTTTCTTCTACATCTGCACCGACGCGTTTAACCACACTGAGGAATACACCGAAGCAGCAG GAGCTGAAAAGGCCCAGTTGTTCACCCTGAGGACAGCCAAAGCCCTGGCTATGACAGCTGTGGATGTGGTGTGCTGCCCTGTTCTGCTGAGGCAAGTGAGAGAGGACTTTAGACTGGCCAAACTGAAACAGGAGTAA